The Ciconia boyciana chromosome 4, ASM3463844v1, whole genome shotgun sequence DNA window TCCCATCCTTTCCCCATCCCTAGCTCTCAGGACAGCACAAGCCATGGCCCCAAGTGCCTGCCCTCAGCCTGCCTCCATCCAGGCAGTACCACAAAGACATGGCCCAATGCACTGCGGTACAGCAAGATTTCTTATCCTGACTCATTCAACTGAGCACAAGCATTACATGCAATAGCACCGCAGCTCTGCATCCCACATCGCACTCAGTGCTGTTGGAAAGGCCGCttgcttccccttctccctccctcctttctcctgtaACTGTTCCCCCTCTGAGCACAtagctcccttcctccccctgcctgTACCAGACCCAAGCAGGACATTCCCAACCGAATCAGGCCCACAGCAGAATAAGAAGAGCTTCCAAGCCTGGAAAAGGCAGGTCTGCTTCAGCAAATGACTGACAGGGATTTCCTAAGGGTATGTGCTGGGTTTATCTCCTATGCGTGcatgcctgcagctcctggtggGGCCACAATATCCTGAGGGATGCAGCTGAAGCATGACATGCTGTGCACACAGTGCACAACACACAGAGCGCTGGATGCACACACGGGGCTGACTGGGATCCCTGATCACCACACTGCATCCCAGTGTGGCATGGCAGCTTCTGGCTTGCCTTCCCCACCACTCCTCCAGCCCACAGCAAATCCTGGGACAAAGGACCCATCCCAAGCAGAGCCCTGGTGTTACTTGCTGCCTGTGGGGTGTGCCAGGCCTCTCTCCCTATAGCTAGCCTTTAGCAGGGCTTGCTTTCCCTCTAGTCCCTTCTCAGACCCTCTAGGCTTGTATGCTGCTCTCAGCTGGCACGAGGCAGCTCTGCCTCTatctccagctgcaggcaggagctttCCACACAGCGCTAATGCCTGCCTTGCTGTCACAGTGCAGAGGAAGGGACCGCAGAAGGGGGTGCAGGAACTGCTGGGATATATTGCCCTGAGAGCTCCTGtctgccccctcctcccacTCCCTGAGCAGCTCTTGCTCCTTCCAAGCACTCCCTCTGCAAACCAGGAGGGCTGCTCCCATGGCTGCCTTCTCCCAGAAGACCTGCCTTCCCTGCCATCCCACACCAAGTGCACGTTCAAGGCTCAATAAACAAACAGGACAATACACAAAAAACTCTTGCTCCAAAGGCCAAAATCTCTCCCATACCTGCCATGGTAATGAATGACATGTTCTTCCTATCTCCTGCCAGAAATTTTCAGGGCATTAAATGGAGACAGTCAGGTCCTTGGCATGTTAGGGGCTATCTACCACAGCAGTCTGGTCAGATCCCCATTTTAGACAGGCTCTTACTTGTGAAACAGGTACAAGAACTGTCTAGGGCAGAGATGGAGGTCTCCTGCCATGCTGGAGAAATGGCTGTATCTCTGATGGGGCTGTCACACAGCTTCCTCACCAGGACATGTAACGGCAATATCAAGGTGGAAAGCAATTCATGTATTACAGGCTTTCctgcagagggagctgggacaATTACCCTCCAGAGGAACCTTTGCTGCAACCCAATGCACTGTGGAGGATATGGCCAGGATATTCCAGCAGACACACAGCTTCTCTAATCTCTGCAGGACTCATGTTGTAAGTCCTGGCAGAGACTGTGTGAGCTCCCTGATCCTGCATTGAGAGGAGACTGCTGGCTatgcctcttccctccccacctctgccccatGTGGCTCCAAAGAAGAAAGGCTAAAAACTCCTCAATGGTTCCCTTCCCTTTGTCTGCTGGGAACATGGCTCTGCTGAGCATCTTCAAATCTCTGTCTTGGGGGCTAAAGGCAGGTGGTTCTCATGGACTAGGGGAGAGGGGAGTACAACGCCCTGGAAGGGAGACAATCCTCCAAGCTGCACAGACCCTAAGCGCTAATGCCATGTCCTCCCTTACACGATATGAGAGGTTTGCACAAAACCTCAAAAGGCTTTAGAAATACAAGGACAAGACACTTGCACTGATCTGGGTctgaaataaacacagcagGTCTTTGTCCCAAGGAGTGGTAGACCAGGAAACAAACTGCAGAGTCTCCCATCACCATGCAGgttcctctgctgctcccctcATGTCCCAAAACGCAgcctttctttttacttctccATTCTGCCTAGTTTGGCTCCTTACCGTCTGCTCGGGCTCTAACATCTCTTTGTCCATGGCCACTGGCAGAGCTACCTGGGAAGCTGGCATCTGCCTCCatcagcagggagagagaggctTGCTCACCTGCCCCGTGCCCACTGGGGACGGTCTCACTGGAGCCTGAGCCTTTGGTGGAACACAAAGCCTGGCTGTCCCCAAAAGCATGATTCAAACAGAAGCCCTCGCAGCTCCGGTTCAGGCTGTGGACAAAGGGCATGGGTGGAAGACTCTGGCTGCGGCGAGCTCTTTCTTCAAGGAAGGTTGGGCTATCCCACTGTGTCTCAGGGATAGGGGAGAACTCCAAGGAGGAATCGCCACTGGACCGGAGTGGTGGGGAGGTGCTgttctttttcctgcctttaGCCAGTTCAGCAAAAGATGTCACTCGCTTCAGGGGGGAACTCTGGATGGGTATTGCTGGACTTTCACTCAGCTTGACTGGACAGCTCACCATGCGCTCCAAAGAGCCCAGCCTGCTGCTAGGACTCCTGTCCAGGTTCTGATCATAGCTCCTGGAGCGCTGCCGGCTTGTGTTGAGGTTAGGTGGTGACATACTCACATAGACCTGACCCTCAATCATGTTCTGGGTGGCTTCTCCCtttgcctcctcttccctgcaCTCCACGTTGCTTTCTTGTCTCAGGTCAGGCCTTCTAAACAGATAGTATTCagtgggctgggctgggctacCTTTGGTATGGTCTTCCGAGCAGCTAGTTATGGAAGatcctgctgggctgggggatgaCTGGGAAGACAAGTCACACGTGACTAACTTATAATAATTCTGAGTAGCCACAACAAGTCGTGCTTGGCTCTGGAAGCAGGTAGTGAGATCTGAGCTCTCTGAAGTGCAAGGCTCGCAGTGGAGATGGTAGGAGTTACAGTTAGTGTCAAGGACAGGTGAGGAGGAGCGTTGACACGCACACACCTTCCCCAAACTCTCTGGGTGATGTGACTCACAAGACATCTTGGATTCTGTGGGTGATGAATGCAAATCCAGGTAAAACGCTCCTGTGTCTGAGTGGCTGCAGAAGGAAGAGTCACAGGACAGGTTGGCTGAATTCAAGTTAGATCGAGAATGGCCATTCATTTTGTTGTAGAGAGCACTGAAGTTCACCAGCACCCCATCAGAGCTGTTGCAGGAAGAGTCGCTTATGTAGCCCATCTGTTGGTCAATCACTTCAGACTGACTTGATGAACTGTAGCAGCGACAGTGCTGGAGCTCTGAGCTGGAACAGCTGCATGTCCGTCTGTGCAGGGCATCCTGATTCCTCAGTGATTCACCCGTGTTCTGGTTCCACTCCTGGTTGCCACCATCAAAAGagaagctggaggagctgcCGCAATGGCAGCTACATTCATCCAGCTCCATGCGTTCTGAGGCCTGATGGCACTGGTTCGCATTGTTCCTCTTCTGGACGTCATCACTGCTGATTTTGTCCTCTTGCCCGTCTACCACACTGGACCGGCTGGCCATGTTCCAGGATTTCACAATGTGGTTGGAGTCATGGAGGTGGAAAGGGGGCAAGGCCAGCTCGTGCAGATGAAAGGGAGGTTTGCCAGCCACAAGGGAGTTGTGAAGGTGGAAAGATTTTTGACCCAAGTCATCCCCAAAGATGCTGAAGTCTTCACCCTCATTCAGCAGGAAAGGGTTGTGTTGCTTACTGACGCTATGGACAATCAAGTCCCTCGCTTTGCCTTCTTTGTTGTCCGAGGCCTCTGCTGAGGTTTTGGAGGCCTGGAGAAAGCTGCTGTACACCAAGGAGTCAGCTTGTGAAAGGTCTCTGTCCGGAAGTGCAGAGGTCTGTGTAATGCCTAGCTCTGGCTGGCAGAAGGGGTTGGTCCTTTTGCTCACAGAGCAGCACTGTCTATCAGGGACCTGGCAATGCACCAGGGGAATGTGATGGACAATCAGTGTCTCGCCAGTCAGTTTGGGTGAACTATCCATGGTGAGGAATGCTCTTCAGGACATCAGTTAAGCTGGTGCTACCCATGGACAGGTAGGGGTGCACATGAGAGGCTGGGAGGACACTTCTCATGGGGGAATTCAGATACCTAGAGAGAGACAAAAACACAAAGGAAGTCACCTCTCAGGAAAGGCAGTAACTAAAGCATCCTTGGTTTGACTGAAGACTTCATGACCTAAACAGACTGGTCCTTGTCAGCACAAGTACCTGAGCACAAGGTCCCGAATTCTCCTTCTTCAGGGAAAGCACCACAGTGTAAGACAAACACgtcccccctccctgcagacTCCTGAGACAACACTTGTGCTTCCAACTGACCCCTCTCAAACTTATCTGAAGTGAGTAACTGATTTCACTCAAGTGGCCAAAGGGCTGCACAGGCTTTGGGCCAAATGAAGACCTCACTGCTGATGGCACTGTACGCTCACAGGAAAACATGCAGACAGCACAGGGTCTGAAATGAAGTGCTGCACTCTGATGAGAGCAGTCCATCTTCTCGCACTGGATTCAATACCTTTGCCTGCCTTTAGGTACCTTGAACTTTCCTTTAAGACAAAACACTTAACTGCATTGCCAAACCTTGCAACATCAGAGAGACACAAGTCCAGGCAGAGACTGGAAAGCAGGAACAGACTGGAACAGGAAAGCAGCAACAACCATTCTTCTCCAAAATCCAGGAGTCCCCATGAGGTCCTGAGCTCTTTTAATGGTGCCAGGGGAGCAAACCAAAGTATGCAACTACTTATGCACACAAGGGCCTCTCGTGAAAAGGAGTGGATGACTTCAGTGAGGCCATGGGGAGCTACTACTGATGGTTAAATAGGTCCCATACAGCACATTGCCTTCTGCTAACCTTTTGCTGATGATTAAGCCTCAGCTCAGGCTGGTTCCTCTTGTGGTTCTGGGTGCCTGGTTCACAGTTCCCTGACACTTTGCCACATTATCTATAGTACTTATCTGCTTATCTTATTACCTGCTGCACTTCACAACAGTACCACTGCCACAGCCCACAGTCCCAGGAGCCGTACAGGCAGGGCACTAAGAGCCCAACTCCCTCAGTGTTTAGTAAATAGCAGGTTGTCATAAAGCTAGAGGAAGATGTTCACCAGCATTTGATATGGGAGAGCAGAGAACATGTTcattcctccttccccatctaACCCAGAGGTCCAACCTGCAAGCGCCTCCAGGACAGTCTGGAGGGGGTTTTCCCTCTTGCCCTCCCTTCTATATGTCAGAGAAGCCAATGCAGAGAAGTGCATTGGAAGGCAGCTAAGGCagcaaggagagggagaaaccACAAAAGACAATGCTGATCCATTATGATCCTGAGGGATTCAAAAATTAACTAGGGCTCTCATAGATCAATCCTTGTTCTGAAAACCCTGACCCAAACACCCTTGGTCAGCAATCCACATCCCTTATCTCATCCAGGCATCCTCAGTGCTCACAGCACCCTGACACTGCATACTGTGATCCTGCTCTGGACTCCAGGACCCCTGGTCTGCTGCCACCACTGACCTTCAGACTCCAGAAAGTAGCATTCACAATATTTGAGTCTTTGCCTACCTTATTCCTGCATTTGTGACTGTGGGATGAGAATGGATTTGGAGCAGAGCTGCAATGGCACATGGGATCCCAGAAGGGAAATTAAGAAATGTGGGATAAGTGAAGTCAGAACAACAGTGTAAGCAATGAGACAGCTCCACAGAAAGATCAGGAACTTCAGTTCTTCCAGCTTCATGGCATAAGAATAGCAAttaaaagatgttaaaaaaaaaaaaagatcaaaagaaGTACTTTCCTCCCACACATAATAGTTCTTCTCACAGACACAGGATAATggtggcaggaaaaaaaatagaaagatggAAATGGACCCGGTGTTTACAGTAAACACCCAATGATGTAAAAGTTAATGCTAACACCAGCGTTAGTGAGCAGACAAGCCTTGTGGTAGACTCTACCAGAGATCATCATGGGACCTATATGGGGGGCACACACACCCTCATGCCTGCTTCTGCTGGGATGTTTCACCCAGGATTAGGCTCTGAAGTAGAGAGGTCACCTGGTCCACTTGGACCACATCCAGCTGGACTATCATGCGACCCTAAACTCCCCCCCAACCTATAGTCTCCCTAATACCTATATCACCCTTCACTCCCCTTTCAGTGACTCCTCTGTCTTACAAGCCTCTGGCTCCTTTCccacagcctctgctgcagaggctgAAAGGAATGAGTCTGTCCTCAGCCCAGTTCCTGGGAGATCTTTTACATCAGGGATTCCCAAGATCACATTGTTCAAGAACCATTGTGGGtaacagcagctcctggctctgtgcctagcacacacacatgctgaAAGTGGTGTTCAACAGCTGGGGCAGTGTTCATGTACCATTTTGAACCTTGCGCACCGCTGATGGTACACATAGCAGTAGGAGCTCCTATTTATCCTGTTACCCTCCCAGAACTACGGGAAAAAAACCTGGCCCTGGTCCCCCAGTGCCTATCTACTCATTCAGACTTCCCATGCCCTTGTTACTGCCTTTGTAGCTGATTGTAACACTTAGATCATGTATCTCCATAAGGCTTTGCTATATTTTGAGTTTCGCCACAATACAACCGCTTGAAAAGCATCATTTTGAGGATACATTTTGCGTGATGACAGCACACTTCACTGCTGAAGCACTGGgtctctgctgcctctgggaAATGGCTGCTTGGAGCTGGCTTCCAGCACCAGCACTGATCTGCTGACAAGCCCTGCTGAGCAACACGCACTTCATGTTGGTGCAGATGCTGCTGTGAGAGGACAAGCTTTACACAGGCACACTTTGACATTTGACAGCAAAATGTCAAGAGAGCTGACACACAGCCATTTCCCAGCTGTCTCTCCAGAGCTCTGGCTGCAACATGCAACTCTGCCCAGCTATTTGGTTTCAGTGGCAGCACAGGCTCCCCAGGTGGACTGTGATTCACTGGCTATTACAGATGCTGCAGCAGACAGATGCCTACTCTGCCTGCACCCacagcctgctcccagcacaaGGCTCTGAGGTCCAATATCACAGGAGGCAcgcagccagctcctgccaggagccatTCTGACAGCTTCCCTAGGGATATGCATGACACTTTTTCTGCCTTAGATACCTCTTTCTCCCTTGGGACACCTCTTCTGGCTTCCTCCTGTCTCAGGGATGCAGGGAGGTTAGGCAGTGGCACTGCCAGTGCAGGGATTATTCAGTTCCCAACACCAGAGCACCCTCCCTGGCCATACTG harbors:
- the RUSC2 gene encoding AP-4 complex accessory subunit RUSC2 isoform X1, with translation MDSSPKLTGETLIVHHIPLVHCQVPDRQCCSVSKRTNPFCQPELGITQTSALPDRDLSQADSLVYSSFLQASKTSAEASDNKEGKARDLIVHSVSKQHNPFLLNEGEDFSIFGDDLGQKSFHLHNSLVAGKPPFHLHELALPPFHLHDSNHIVKSWNMASRSSVVDGQEDKISSDDVQKRNNANQCHQASERMELDECSCHCGSSSSFSFDGGNQEWNQNTGESLRNQDALHRRTCSCSSSELQHCRCYSSSSQSEVIDQQMGYISDSSCNSSDGVLVNFSALYNKMNGHSRSNLNSANLSCDSSFCSHSDTGAFYLDLHSSPTESKMSCESHHPESLGKVCACQRSSSPVLDTNCNSYHLHCEPCTSESSDLTTCFQSQARLVVATQNYYKLVTCDLSSQSSPSPAGSSITSCSEDHTKGSPAQPTEYYLFRRPDLRQESNVECREEEAKGEATQNMIEGQVYVSMSPPNLNTSRQRSRSYDQNLDRSPSSRLGSLERMVSCPVKLSESPAIPIQSSPLKRVTSFAELAKGRKKNSTSPPLRSSGDSSLEFSPIPETQWDSPTFLEERARRSQSLPPMPFVHSLNRSCEGFCLNHAFGDSQALCSTKGSGSSETVPSGHGAGQSMRQLQLTYTDFFPDYFSLAEKPPAEFCLSPDGNTESISIDLLQKKGLVKAINTAVDLIVAHFGTSRDPGVKAKLGNSSVSPNVGHLILKYLCPAVQDILSDGLKAYVLDMIIGQRRNIPWSMVEASTQLGPSTKLLHSLYSKISQYTELTNHTMRFNAFIFGLLNIQSLEFWFNHLYNHEDIILAHYQPVGFLCLSHSVCQPLFEELLLLLQPLSLLPFNLDLLFEHHLMQMGKEQQQQKELLRVKQDLLLSTHSTLQLMRTRGSSEDPYGCSSTPEACKVGARDDDISPGRSPQQAVSERVKGVGASCGDGNREEERRKVRESTWEGKKDKQTGWWYQLMQSSQIYIEGSTEGSKLIRYEKKAALNTVPRSAETCKAPPPREGVVEGAEAEGTLEERPKAASKPSPEAVEEPLEKPQQVPVSEEVKEWSWPFWMGSPPDSVLTELKHSKEKETGTQQRVGVAAAALQEESSISASKGSQPIKWGHLFGSRKVQKEPKKPNRLPSGWLSLDKSMFQLVAQTVGASMWREAAPEPETPWPEPPEVPPEAWPAWGLSAHPPCEVKALCHHIATEAGQLSFNKGDILQVISKVDGDWLQCSLGSEKGLVPITYITHPEDEDY
- the RUSC2 gene encoding AP-4 complex accessory subunit RUSC2 isoform X2, producing MDSSPKLTGETLIVHHIPLVHCQVPDRQCCSVSKRTNPFCQPELGITQTSALPDRDLSQADSLVYSSFLQASKTSAEASDNKEGKARDLIVHSVSKQHNPFLLNEGEDFSIFGDDLGQKSFHLHNSLVAGKPPFHLHELALPPFHLHDSNHIVKSWNMASRSSVVDGQEDKISSDDVQKRNNANQCHQASERMELDECSCHCGSSSSFSFDGGNQEWNQNTGESLRNQDALHRRTCSCSSSELQHCRCYSSSSQSEVIDQQMGYISDSSCNSSDGVLVNFSALYNKMNGHSRSNLNSANLSCDSSFCSHSDTGAFYLDLHSSPTESKMSCESHHPESLGKVCACQRSSSPVLDTNCNSYHLHCEPCTSESSDLTTCFQSQARLVVATQNYYKLVTCDLSSQSSPSPAGSSITSCSEDHTKGSPAQPTEYYLFRRPDLRQESNVECREEEAKGEATQNMIEGQVYVSMSPPNLNTSRQRSRSYDQNLDRSPSSRLGSLERMVSCPVKLSESPAIPIQSSPLKRVTSFAELAKGRKKNSTSPPLRSSGDSSLEFSPIPETQWDSPTFLEERARRSQSLPPMPFVHSLNRSCEGFCLNHAFGDSQALCSTKGSGSSETVPSGHGAGQSMRQLQLTYTDFFPDYFSLAEKPPAEFCLSPDGNTESISIDLLQKKGLVKAINTAVDLIVAHFGTSRDPGVKAKLGNSSVSPNVGHLILKYLCPAVQDILSDGLKAYVLDMIIGQRRNIPWSMVEASTQLGPSTKLLHSLYSKISQYTELTNHTMRFNAFIFGLLNIQSLEFWFNHLYNHEDIILAHYQPVGFLCLSHSVCQPLFEELLLLLQPLSLLPFNLDLLFEHHLMQMGKEQQQQKELLRVKQDLLLSTHSTLQLMRTRGSSEDPYGCSSTPEACKVGARDDDISPGRSPQQAVSERVKGVGASCGDGNREEERRKVRESTWEGKKDKQTGWWYQLMQSSQIYIEGSTEGSKLIRYEKKAALNTVPRSAETCKAPPPREGVVEGAEAEGTLEERPKAASKPSPEAVEEPLEKPQQVPVSEEVKEWSWPFWMGSPPDSVLTELKHSKEKETGTQQRVGVAAAALQEESSISASKGSQPIKWGHLFGSRKVQKEPKKPNSEVKALCHHIATEAGQLSFNKGDILQVISKVDGDWLQCSLGSEKGLVPITYITHPEDEDY